Within Geminocystis sp. NIES-3709, the genomic segment GATTTTAGTGAGAAAAATGGAGAAACAGCACCCGTAAAAAATTTAAGAGAGAAACTACTGGATGAGTTACATAACCATGTCAATGCCATGGAAGAGAATAACTTTTTAGTTCGTCGTCACCTGCAACAAGTAGAAACCTTTAAACAGAGGGATAAATGGGATAAATTGACCCCTGAAGACAAAGAAATAATCCTCAATACCCTTATTCATCTACCCTCTAGTATTCCCCCCGAAAATCCCCGTATCAAAAACTTTGACCTCCTCTGCCTCAAAGTACAACTGGCAATACTCACCAACAGTAATAACTTTGAAACCCTCAGAGACAAAATCAGGGACTTATTGGGGCGTTTACAGGAGAAACAAACCATCCCCGCCGTCAAAGCAAAATTAGAGCTAATTGAAGAGGTACAATCAGAAAACTGGTGGCAAGATATTAAAGTGGAACAAGTGGAGGAAATGAGGCTCAACCTCAGAGATTTTGTCACCTTCATTGATAAACAGGATGAAGGGATTATTTATACTGATTTTGCCGACGAATTGGGAGAGATAGAAGAAATCGATATTCCCCAACGACAAACGGGATTTAGTCCTTACCAATACCAGAAGAAAGTAGAAGCCTATATCAGAGCTAATCAAAACCACATAGTCATCGCTAAGTTAAGAAAAAATTTACCCCTTACCGAAGGAGATTTGAAGGAATTAGAAAAGATGTTATTCTCCTCAGAAGAGATCGACTCCAGGGAGAAATTTGAGTTAGTGTATGGCAAAAAAAACCTCAAGAGTTTTATTCGTGAACTGGTAGGATTAGACAGAAACACGGCTAAAGAAGCCTTTAGTAAATATTTAGAAAAGAATAACCTCACCGCCAACCAAATCCGCTTTATTGACCAGATTATCAACTGGTTAACCAAACATGGAATAATGAATCCCCATCTGTTATACGAGCCTCCCTTTACCGACATTCATACCGAGGGATTAGACGGGGTATTTAACGACGAAGATGCGGATAATATCATTGAGATTGTACGTTGCTTTAATGAAGGAGTAGAGGCAACCTTTAACTCGGCGTAGTTAAACCATAAGTAAGTTACTAAAAATCAACATAATCAGTGGCACATTCAGTTTTAATGGTATGGAGGTAACGGCTAGTAGTGGAAATATTACTATGCCCCAAACTCTTGGATACTAAGAGTAAATCTGCACCATTAGCTAAAGCAGTAGAAGCAAAAGTATGCCTTAACCACACGGAAACATAGGGTTCGTGTCATGAGGGGCAGTGAGAAGCTCAAAGCTATACTTAGCAATAGTTTTAGTCTTTTTTCTTCCTTGACTGTTAAGAGTCTTTTTTGCTCTCAAATGATAAGTTTTACAAATATGTTAATAAATAAGCATTTGACACATATTAAATAGTATGCGGTTGGGTATTTGTAGAAGGGGTACTAAGGGTGACATAATTTTAACTTGCCCATAAATGATATTTAGGAACGATCGACGAAGGGACGCAAAATTAACTCTTCATACTATCTATTTAAAATAACTTCCCCATAAATGGTCAAAAATGTGCAAGTTTGATTGAAATAACTTATCAATCAAGCCTAAAAACTAATTGGTTTGTACTGATTTTTTGAAGACTGCCCCTCATGACACGAACCCTATGTTATCGCGAATTAGGGCTGAAAATAAAAAAGAATTAATCGGATATGTCAAATTAATAGCCTTACCTTATAAAGAAAAGTTAGGGAATATCTCAAGAGAGGATATTGATCAAGAAGGCTACCCAGAATTAAGCAAAGAGGAGTTTTTAAATAAGTTTTTCTCAGGTAAAGATGTTAACTCCGAGGTATGGGTAATTAGTTTTGAATTTATCCCCCTCACAGATAACTTAACTAATACTACTCAATCCGATAACTCTAAAACCGTTGTAACGTCACAACAGTTTAATAACCCTAATAAATCCGATAAAATATCTGATTCAGTATCTGATACTAATTCAGGTATATCAGATAATAATGATAATGAGGGTTTTGAGTTATCCTCTGACTCTAACTTTAATTTTGGTGTAATAGGTAGTCAATCCTCACCTCTTTCTGTCTCATTGTCAAAGATAGATGATAGTTACCAGTTGATAGAGAATGATGAAGATTTGGTAAAGTCGATCGAACTCTTAACTAATGAAAAGGTGTTAGGCATTGATACTGAAACTACTGGTTTAGATCCTCATTTACATAAATTAAGATTAGTTCAGATTGCCTCGGTAAATAATCCCACTTTTCTTATTGATTGTTTTAAGTGTGATGTTAAGTTATTACAGCCTCTCTTACTCAATGAAGCTGTTAAGGTATTCCATAACGCAAAATTTGATATTCAATTTCTAATGAGTAAAGGATTAGAAATTAAT encodes:
- a CDS encoding tyrosine-type recombinase/integrase, giving the protein MWLRHTFASTALANGADLLLVSKSLGHSNISTTSRYLHTIKTECATDYVDF